One Rhea pennata isolate bPtePen1 chromosome 3, bPtePen1.pri, whole genome shotgun sequence DNA segment encodes these proteins:
- the CDC40 gene encoding pre-mRNA-processing factor 17 has protein sequence MSAAIAALASYGGSDSEPDSEPEAEGGPGRAAPAAVLASRDAVLHLRAPPAAPPALPVDSAPEVAVKEDVETGVHLDPAIKEVQYNPTYDTMFAPEFGPENPFRTQQMAAPRNMLSGYAEPAHINDFMFEQQRRTFATYGYALDPSIDNPEVATKYIGSVEEAEKNQGLTVFETGQRKVEKRKKFKENDASNIDGFLGPWAKYVDEKEVAKPSEEEQKELDEITAKRQKRGKLEDDKPGEEKTILHVKEMYDYQGRSYLHVPQDVGVNLRSTVPPEKCYLPKKQIHVWSGHTKGVSAVRLFPLSGHILLSCSMDCKIKLWEVYGDRRCLRTFIGHSKAVRDISFNNAGTQFLSAAYDRYIKLWDTETGQCISRFTNRKVPYCVKFNPDEDKQNLFVAGMSDKKIVQWDIRSGEIVQEYDRHLGAVNTIVFVDENRRFVSTSDDKSLRVWEWDIPVDFKYIAEPSMHSMPAVTLSPNGKWLACQSMDNQILIFGAQNRFRLNKKKIFKGHMVAGYACQVDFSPDMSYVISGDADGKLNIWDWKTTKLYSRLKAHDKVCIGAVWHPHETSKVITCGWDGLIKLWD, from the exons ATGTCGGCGGCGATCGCCGCGCTCGCCTCCTACGGCGGCTCCGACTCGGAGCCGGACTCGGAGCCGGAGGCTGAGGggggcccgggccgcgccgcccccgccgccgtcCTGGCCAGCCGCGACGCGGTGCTGCACCtccgcgcgccccccgccgccccgcccgccctGCCCGTCGACTCGGCCCCGGAAGTGGCCGTGAAG GAAGATGTGGAAACAGGAGTCCACCTTGATCCTGCTATCAAGGAAGTTCAGTACAATCCCACTTATGATACCATGTTTGCACCTGAG TTTGGACCAGAGAACCCATTTAGGACTCAGCAAATGGCTGCACCTAGAAATATGCTTTCTGGATATGCAGAACCAGCTCACATCAATGATTTCATGTTTGAACAACAAAGAAGAACATTTGCAACCTACG GTTATGCATTAGATCCCTCTATAGATAACCCTGAAGTTGCTACCAAGTATATTGGTTCTgtagaagaagcagaaaaaaatcaag gCTTAACAGTGTTTGAAACGGGACAgaggaaagtagaaaaaaggaaaaaattcaaaGAGAATGATGCATCTAACATTGATGGCTTCTTGGGACCATGGGCAAAATACGTTGATGAAAAAGAAGTAGCTAAACCCTCAGAA gaagaacagaaagagtTGGATGAAATAACAGCCAAGaggcagaagagaggaaaactaGAAGATGATAAACCTGGAGAGGAAAAGACTATATTACATG TCAAGGAAATGTATGACTATCAGGGAAGATCTTATCTTCATGTCCCTCAAGACGTTGGAGTTAATCTCCGTTCCACTGTGCCACCTGAGAAATGCTATCTTCCAAAGAAGCAAATCCATGTATGGTCTGGACATACAAAG GGTGTCAGTGCAGTTAGATTGTTTCCTCTCTCTGGACACATACTATTGTCTTGCTCTATGGATTGCAAAATTAAG ctATGGGAGGTGTATGGTGATCGAAGATGTCTACGAACATTTATTG gaCACAGTAAAGCTGTTCGAGACATCTCTTTTAATAATGCTGGCACTCAGTTTCTCAGTGCAGCGTATGACCGCTACATTAAACTCTGGGACACTGAAACAG GGCAATGTATTTCAAGATTCACAAACAGGAAGGTTCCTTACTGTGTCAAATTCAATCCTGATGAAGATAAGCAAAACCTCTTTGTTGCAGGAATGTCAGATAAGAAAATTGTGCAG tgGGATATACGGAGTGGTGAAATTGTGCAGGAATACGATAGGCATTTGGGAGCTGTCAACACCATTGTGTTTGTAGATGAAAATAGACGATTTGTGAGTACATCTGATGACAAGAGTTTAAGAGTCTGGGAATG GGATATTCCTGTAGACTTCAAGTACATAGCGGAGCCAAGTATGCACTCGATGCCAGCTGTGACTTTGTCTCCAAATG GGAAATGGTTGGCTTGTCAGTCGATGGATAACCAAATTCTGATTTTTGGAGCTCAGAATAGATTcagattaaacaaaaagaaaatcttcaaagGTCACATGGTAGCTGGCTATGCTTGTCAAGTGGATTTTTCACCTGATATGAG CTATGTGATATCTGGAGATGCAGATGGAAAACTTAACATCTGGGACTGGAAGACAACAAAACTCTACAGCAGGTTAAAAGCACACGATAAAGTCTGTATTGGTGCAGTCTGGCATCCACATGAAACATCTAAAGTCATTACGTGCGGCTGGGATGGTCTTATTAAACTATGGGACTAA